Proteins from one Silurus meridionalis isolate SWU-2019-XX chromosome 3, ASM1480568v1, whole genome shotgun sequence genomic window:
- the rev1 gene encoding DNA repair protein REV1, translating into MSRDGWRKKASENDGWGGGGGYMAAKVTKLEEQFMRDAPREKEKQGISSSIFSGVAIYVNGYTDPSADELRRLMMLHGGQFHVYYSHAKTTHIIATNLPNCKIKELRGEKVVRPEWITDSIKAGRQLSYVQYQLYAKQKGLNFTSVRPWQVQEQAGSGQVSSQFNLNLPQPSNLHKILNPVLAVTPSVPSKSTEKTSRQVNRLNGSHTDYSKEEGPKLNGVYDGYTCNSTSFPVLKASKDHLQKNGYVHHLNGALKHQDNVSCSKFTHQGLEFRCPQPKSEEIQTSSCGSSSVLASDFTASIASTSPPPSPSRAIHHERISDSFQLLEPPSATITAIQEKKVDSERLLGQVKLNGSHHTANNVTLTGKQSVEGPETGIISEFFSHSRFHHISTWRNEFSEYVNTLQSRRRAAGGAVFSGKDKLKKLRNDHCAGTSFFPAPQVCQSCILHVDMDCFFASVGIRHRPELRGKPVAVTSNRGRGFVAQRPGTNPQLEFQYYKMKRNQHRTGKNSDDIELTPSPETEEISSNGVEYDQAALSMAEIASCSYEARQSGVRNGMFFGQAKQLCPELQSVPYDFYEYKEVAMAMYETLASYTYKIEALSCDEALLDATSLLAELGITPDELATAIRADVWEKTGCCASIGMSSNILLARMATRKAKPNGQYFLRPEEVDDFIRDQPVTSLPGSGRSMSSKLNSLGVSTCGDLQQLSIVRLQKEFGPRTGQTLFRFCRGLDDRPVRSEKERKSVSAEMNYNIRFTKVEEAETFLTNLSMELQKRLQGAGLRGRRVTLKVMMRKAGAPVEPAKYGGHGICDNLARSMLLPHPTDCGQLIAAEVIKLFRAMKLAVIDMRGVGLQVHLLESSHSDTLQSRSRTIRELFTSRRPTFNYSKDAQKADNLSRMSSSQKEISSPATTSCTFSDSMPGTSKGGPYAIHSPCHSRADLNLSIEVPSPSQVDRSVLDALPSELKEQVEQAWNHKLVPDTSFHPATPRQTFTVAPSVLLHLSDQPGQAGSTGIILELPDFSQVDPDVFAALPRELQEELRSAYRRRQNTQAQGVEHRNPLLHLKQTAVSKTKRRYKRKNASPAKKGASPLKRLVSGNSPAKSSPSKTIPLLLKGKDALSGFKIENGPPAPSLSHQAHEVLSKSTPRSVPTLAGAFELADVRALLQEWVTTISEPMEEDILQVVKYCTELVEDKDLEKLDLVIKYMKRLMQRSVESVWSMAFDFILDNVQVVVQQTYGSTLKIT; encoded by the exons ATGAGTCGAGATGGATGGAGGAAAAAAGCCAGTGAAAATGATGGTTGGGGAGGAGGG GGGGGCTACATGGCGGCTAAGGTCACTAAGCTGGAGGAGCAGTTTATGAGGGATGCTCCCAGGGAGAAGGAAAAACAGGGGATTTCGTCAAGCATCTTCAGCGGAGTGGCGATCTATGTAAATGGATACACAG ACCCTAGTGCAGATGAATTGCGTAGACTGATGATGCTACATGGTGGACAGTTTCATGTGTATTACTCGCATGCCAAAACTACGCACATCATCGCCACCAACCTGCctaattgtaaaataaaggaACTGCGAGGGGAGAAAGTAGTACGGCCAGAGTGGATCACTGACAG CATAAAGGCGGGGCGGCAGCTCTCATATGTGCAATATCAGCTATATGCAAAGCAGAAGGGCCTAAATTTTACCAGTGTGCGGCCTTGGCAAGTGCAGGAGCAAGCTGGGTCTGGTCAAGTGTCATCCCAGTTTAATCTGAACCTGCCACAACCAAGCAACCTCCATAAAATCTTAAACCCAGTTCTCGCAGTTACTCCGTCCGTGCCATCCAAATCTACAGAGAAAACCAGTCGGCAGGTAAACAGATT GAATGGCTCACACACAGATTACTCGAAGGAGGAAGGTCCCAAACTTAACGGGGTTTATGATGGGTACACTTGCAACAGTACCTCTTTTCCTGTTCTAAAAGCATCAAAGGATCATCTGCAAAAAAATGGCTATGTTCATCATCTGAATGGTGCCTTAAAACATCAAGACAATGTTTCTTGTTCAAAATTTACACATCAAGGACTGGAGTTCCGCTGCCCTCAACCAAAGTCTGAAGAAATACAGACATCCAGTTGTGGTTCTTCTAGTGTTCTTGCTTCAGATTTTACAGCATCCATAGCCAGTACCTCACCACCACCCAGTCCATCAAGGGCAATTCATCATGAGCGAATCTCTGATTCTTTCCAGCTTTTAGAGCCACCCTCTGCCACAATCACAGCTATTCAGGAAAAGAAAGTAGATTCAGAAAGGTTGCTCGGCCAAGTCAAACTTAATGGGAGTCACCATACTGCTAACAATGTCACCCTAACCGGCAAACAGTCAGTAGAGGGCCCAGAGACCGGAATTATTTCAGAGTTCTTCTCTCACTCACGGTTCCATCATATATCTACATGGCGGAATGAGTTCTCAGAGTATGTGAATACCCTTCAGAGCAGGCGCCGGGCTGCTGGGGGTGCTGTGTTCTCGGGAAAAGATAAGCTGAAGAAGCTTAGAAATGACCACTGTGCAG GTACATCATTTTTTCCTGCTCCTCAGGTATGTCAGTCCTGTATTCTGCATGTGGACATGGACTGCTTCTTTGCATCTGTGGGGATTAGACATCGACCTGAACTTAGAG GGAAACCAGTGGCTGTGACCAGTAATCGTGGCCGGGGATTTGTTGCTCAGCGTCCTGGTACCAACCCCCAACTGGAGTTTCAATATTATAAGATGAAGCGGAACCAGCACAGAACAG GAAAAAACAGTGATGACATTGAGCTGACCCCTTCGCCAGAGACTGAGGAGATCAGCAGTAACGGAGTGGAGTATGACCAGGCTGCTCTCTCTATGGCAGAGATTGCATCCTGCAGCTATGAGGCCAG gcAATCTGGTGTGAGGAATGGCATGTTTTTTGGTCAGGCTAAACAGCTGTGTCCTGAACTGCAGTCAGTTCCCTATGATTTCTATGAGTACAAAGAGGTGGCAATGGCAATGTATGAAACTCTGGCCAG TTATACATATAAGATTGAGGCTCTAAGTTGTGACGAGGCCTTACTGGATGCCACATCCCTCCTGGCAGAGCTGGGGATCACTCCTGATGAACTGGCCACTGCCATCCGTGCTGATGTGTGGGAGAAGACTGGCTGTTGTGCCTCCATTGGCATGA GCTCAAACATCCTTTTGGCTAGAATGGCAACCCGAAAAGCAAAACCAAATGGGCAATATTTTCTCAGACCGGAGGAAGTGGATGACTTTATCAGAGACCAGCCTGTCACTAGCCTGCCTG ggagtgggCGCTCTATGAGCAGTAAGCTAAACTCTCTTGGAGTAAGTACTTGTGGGGACCTGCAGCAGTTGTCCATAGTGCGCCTGCAAAAGGAGTTTGGCCCACGGACAGGACAAACACTCTTCCGCTTCTGCAGAGGATTGGATGACCGGCCTGTACGAAGTGAGAAGGAAAGGAAGTCCGTGTCTGCTGAGATGAACTACAACATCCGCTTTACAAAA GTAGAGGAGGCAGAAACATTTCTGACAAACCTGTCTATGGAGTTGCAAAAAAGATTGCAAGGGGCAGGTCTTAGAGGCCGCCGGGTTACTCTGAAAGTTATGATGCGCAAAGCAGGTGCTCCTGTGGAGCCTGCCAAGTATGGGGGCCATGGCATCTGTGACAACCTGGCAAG GTCTATGTTGCTACCTCATCCCACAGACTGCGGGCAGCTCATAGCAGCTGAGGTCATTAAGCTCTTCCGTGCCATGAAACTGGCTGTTATAGACATGAGAGGAGTGGGACTGCAGGTGCATCTGCTGGAGAGCTCGCACTCAGACACTCTCCAGTCTCGCTCTCGTACTATTAGAGAACTGTTCACAAGTAGACGGCCGACCTTCAACTATAGCaaagatgctcaaaaagcag ATAATTTGTCTAGAATGTCTTCCAGTCAAAAGGAGATTTCCTCTCCTGCCACAACCTCCTGTACTTTTTCAGATTCGATGCCTGGAACAAGTAAAGGGGGACCTTATGCCATACACTCACCCTGCCACTCTCGAGCAGACCTCAACCTCAGCATAGAAGTGCCCTCTCCATCTCAG GTGGATCGATCTGTGTTGGATGCTTTACCTTCAGAGTTAAAAGAACAGGTAGAGCAAGCATGGAACCACAAACTGGTACCAGATACCTCATTTCACCCAGCCACACCACGGCAAACCTTTACTGTAGCACCCTCTGTGCTGCTGCACCTCTCTGACCAGCCTGGGCAAGCAGGCAGCACAGGCATCATACTGGAACTTCCAGACTTCTCGCAG GTCGATCCAGATGTTTTTGCGGCACTACCCAGGGAATTACAGGAGGAGCTACGTTCTGCTTACAGACGCAGGCAAAATACTCAGGCTCAAG GAGTGGAGCATAGGAACCCGCTTCTTCACCTGAAGCAGACTGCAGTCAGCAAGACAAAGCGGCGCTACAAGAGGAAAAATGCCAGTCCTGCCAAGAAAGGCGCTAGTCCGTTAAAGAGACTTGTATCAGGAAACAGTCCTGCCAAATCCAGTCCCTCTAAAACCATCCCTCTTTTATTAAAAGGCAAAGATGCCCTTTCTGGCTTCAAG ATTGAAAATGGACCACCTGCACCCTCTTTGAGCCATCAAGCCCATGAAGTGCTATCCAAGTCCACTCCTCGCTCTGTCCCCACCCTGGCCGGGGCTTTTGAACTTGCTGATGTCAGAGCCCTGCTGCAGGAATGGGTTACAACCATTTCAG AGCCTATGGAAGAGGACATATTGCAGGTAGTGAAGTATTGCACAGAGCTAGTAGAGGACAAAGACCTGGAGAAACTTGATCTGGTCATCAAATACATGAAGAG GTTGATGCAGCGGTCAGTGGAGTCTGTGTGGAGCATGGCCTTTGACTTTATACTGGATAATGTGCAGGTGGTGGTGCAGCAGACCTATGGCAGCACCCTGAAAATCACATAG
- the txndc9 gene encoding LOW QUALITY PROTEIN: thioredoxin domain-containing protein 9 (The sequence of the model RefSeq protein was modified relative to this genomic sequence to represent the inferred CDS: inserted 1 base in 1 codon) yields the protein MCRPTTFARMCRARHYGNRRCCCVTTPASRLYTHRTGKMANQSMDIVAKVLEQQMLQTARIVEDKIDSELQKLERLDEDELERLHERRLEALKKSQKQKQEWISKGHGEYREIPSEKDFFAEVKDVKNVVCHFYRDTTLRCKILDKHLSILAKKHLETKFIKLNAEMAPFLTERLKIKVLPTLALVKDGKTKDYVVGFTDLGNTDDFTTEMLEWRLGCSEIINYSGNRFEPXAVGKKSTMFTRVEKKTIRGKDYDSESDDD from the exons ATGTGTCGCCCTACTACCTTTGCGCGCATGTGCCGCGCGAGGCATTATGGGAATCGTCGATGTTGCTGCGTCACAACGCCTGCGTCCCGCCTTTACACGCACCGCACCG GAAAGATGGCAAATCAGTCAATGGATATCGTAGCAAAGGTGCTGGAGCAGCAAATGCTGCAAACAGCACGAATTGTTGAAGATAAGATAGACTCTGAGCTGCAGAAGCTAGAGCGGTTGGATGAGGATGAACTCGAGCGTCTCCACGAGAGGAGGCTAGAGGCTCTCAAGAAATCCCAGAAACAGAAGCAG GAATGGATCTCTAAAGGCCACGGTGAATACAGAGAGATTCCAAGTGAGAAAGATTTCTTTGCTGAAGTTAAAGACGTCAAGAATGTGGTTTGTCATTTTTACAGGGATACCACTTTAAG ATGCAAAATCCTGGACAAACACTTAAGTATCTTGGCAAAGAAGCATTTGGAGACCAAATTCATCAAACTAAATGCAGAGATGGCTCCATTCCTAACAGAAAGGCTTAAGATTAAAGTCCTTCCCACACTAGCACTGGTGAAAGATGGGAAGACTAAGGACTATGTAGTAGGCTTCACTGATCTAGGTAACACAGATGACTTCACAACTGAAATGCTGGAGTGGAGGCTGGGCTGTTCAGAGATCATCAACTACAG TGGAAATCGCTTTGAGC CTGCAGTTGGTAAGAAATCGACAATGTTTACCAGAGTGGAGAAAAAGACCATCAGAGGAAAAGACTATGACTCCGAATCTGATGACGATTAG
- the mrpl30 gene encoding 39S ribosomal protein L30, mitochondrial has translation MAGLGRVLMSVSALAKNVSEATTLPVYMVCRSKFTRSRIPPQVFEECSKEHEIYGGDPEQPHKLHIVTRVKSTKGRPYWEKKVVKSLGLLKSHEPRLHKNTPSVNNQLKIIKHLVRIQPLKLPNGLPSEGEMAGSYLNSKGELVIKHQMSATQKSVES, from the exons ATGGCAGGATTGGGTCGAGTCCTCATGTCTGTCAGTGCTTTGGCAAAG AATGTGTCAGAAGCTACTACACTTCCAGTATACATGGTGTGCCGGAGCAAATTTACAAGATCTCGCATTCCTCCTCAG GTATTTGAAGAGTGTTCTAAGGAACATGAAATCTATGGAGGTGATCCAGAGCAACCACATAAACTCCACATTGTGACTCGGGTCAAGAGCACAAAGGGGCGACCTTACTGGGAGAAAAAGGTGGTGAAGAGTTTGGGTTTACTGAAG TCTCATGAGCCCAGACTACATAAGAACACACCTTCAGTGAATAACCAACTGAAAATTATTAAACACCTGGTTAG GATCCAACCCTTGAAACTTCCTAATGGACTACCTTCAGAAGGAGAAATGGCAGGTTCATATCTGAACAGTAAAGGAGAGCTGGTCATAAAGCATCAAATGTCAGCAACACAAAAATCTGTAGAGTCTTAA
- the mitd1 gene encoding MIT domain-containing protein 1, translating to MAQNTLPGMETSAVSVLKRAVELDQSSRFQESLVCYQEGIQLLIDVLKAMKDESKKVHYREKIKGYMDRAEQIKVHLNKVKEEGKYHEQIKIADSDTGFSYETLFKPYIREGLTEVWVEDPYIRHVHQLYNFLRFCEMLLKAKCNVKKINLLTSQDEDCSSQQENALTEIRQSLQCQDICLDVKYSSTIHDREIRFDNGWIIKIGRGLDYFKKPKGRFPIGYCDYDLRECHETTVDVFHSKHTKKT from the exons ATGGCACAGAACACTCTGCCTGGCATGGAAACATCAGCCGTGTCTGTATTAAAGAGAGCTGTAGAGCTTGATCAGAGTTCACGCTTTCAGGAATCTCTCGTGTGCTACCAGGAGGGCATTCAGCTACTTATAGACGTGCTGAAAG CAATGAAGGATGAATCCAAAAAGGTCCACTACAGAGAAAAGATAAAGGGTTACATGGACCGAGCTGAGCAGATAAAAGTTCACCTAAACAAAGTGAAagaag AAGGGAAATACCATGAGCAGATTAAAATTGCTGACAGTGACACAGGTTTCAGCTATGAGACTCTTTTCAAGCCATACATTAGAGAAGGACTGACTGAAGTTTGGGTTGAAGACCCTTATATCCGCCATGTGCACCAG CTGTATAACTTTCTGCGTTTTTGTGAAATGCTGCTAAAGGCCAAATGTAACGTTAAGAAGATTAACCTCCTGACTTCACAAGATGAA GATTGCTCCTCACAGCAAGAGAATGCCCTAACAGAAATCCGCCAGTCTTTACAGTGTCAGGATATTTGTCTGGACGTTAAATACTCCTCCACTATTCATGACAGGGAGATCAG ATTTGATAACGGTTGGATAATAAAGATTGGCAGAGGGCTGGATTACTTCAAGAAACCTAAG ggTCGATTCCCCATTGGCTACTGTGATTATGACCTGAGAGAATGTCATGAGACTACAGTGGATGTCTTCcattcaaaacacacaaagaagacataa